Proteins from a single region of Ogataea parapolymorpha DL-1 chromosome IV, whole genome shotgun sequence:
- a CDS encoding dehydrogenase/ferrochelatase, whose protein sequence is MSSIAIPEPHGSLMLAWQVKNKHVLVVGAGDVGLSRVNHLLQADALITVVAPEIHPSIRKYSELGLLRVVERKFRMEDLQMYQEPGDISKLDINHDRDEIERISSSRFAMVLTCLNNYDLSLQIYYRCRQLGLNVNLADKPKNCDFYFGSTYRQGPLQIMISSNGKSPRFTNRLKEHKIKPVFEQLDIRKAIENLDYLRTTLRTKIHPGESPEVIKNRMEWNKKITDSYSIEEWTQMDKAQIDSILANYANV, encoded by the exons ATGTCCTCTATTGCAATCCCAGAGCCGCATGGCTCGTTGATGCTCGCGTGGCAGGTCAAGA ACAAGCATGTGCTCGTTGTAGGTGCTGGGGATGTTGGATTATCTAGGGTGAATCATTTATTGCAAGCCGATGCACTCATCACAGTGGTGGCTCCAGAAATCCATCCGTCGATCCGCAAGTACTCTGAGTTAGGACTGCTCAGAGTGGTAGAACGCAAGTTCAGAATGGAAGATCTTCAGATGTATCAAGAACCAGGAGATATCAGCAAGCTGGATATCAACCACGATCGCGACGAAATAGAGCGCATTTCGAGCAGTCGGTTTGCTATGGTGCTTACTTGTCTCAACAACTACGACCTGAGCTTGCAAATTTATTACCGCTGCCGGCAGCTGGGCCTGAACGTTAATCTTGCTGATAAGCCTAAAAATTGTGATTTTTATTTTGGCTCTACCTATAGACAGGGTCCGTTACAAATAATGATCAGCTCCAACGGCAAGTCCCCCCGGTTCACAAACAGACTAAAAGAACATAAGATCAAACCCGTGTTTGAACAACTGGACATCCGGAAAGCAATAGAGAACCTTGACTATCTGCGCACCACGCTGCGAACCAAGATTCACCCTGGTGAGTCACCGGAAGTGATAAAGAACCGCATGGAGTGgaataaaaaaatcacGGATTCGTATTCTATCGAGGAATGGACACAAATGGACAAAGCCCAAATTGACAGCATCTTAGCAAACTATGCTAATGTGTAA
- a CDS encoding Protein SEY1, translating into MSSLQLIDENKTFNEHLLPYIQRYYDGKDDNGLNYHIVSVFGSQSTGKSTLLNRLFGTEFEVMDEAKRQQTTKGIWISHAKYIASSKAESGRTENTNHVFVLDVEGVDGREKADDKDFERKSALFALSTSEILIVNIWEHQVGLYQGANMELLKTVFEVNLSLFHSNRQKCLLLFVVRDFTGVTPLENLEENLKTDLNKIWDSLSRPENCEGVKITDFFDLGFVSISHKHFQKERFEEDIRLLGDKFASDSLFKQEYHRNIPIDAWTIYMDQIWQQIELNKDLDLPTQQILVARFRCDEIMQQAYDIFEEQYQMVDFGKLEDSQDFADALKELRSEALAPYDSSASRYNQSVYLERREQLIKKIDLRLTETNSQRLNSVIKKLVSEFSEQVQIAKKKRDAKFSDILAAQSAAIVTQFREDASKCIFDHSRELEQLKKELSDVSEQLRHKEKNLLLSRLTKKFQTQFKEKLAEITGDPSTDLWDRVLNEFNQITQSLESKYVSDDQYDYQLGMTEQENKDTHVELLQSFWTKFKDIIHDYVTEDTVSRILRNKFEDLFRYDDNDVPRVWLNTLEIDQQYNRARDTVLSLLPVFSKMVLTKTNEEIVPPVNISTTDSEELDEDDKETTFAELLSIKQQNGVLSRVKKEMDAIYIEAKRSVMANTTSIPFWMYALVLVLGWNEFMAVLRNPLLFMLIIILATGAYFAHYMGLLRPMLSVAGATLTHTKTVAKQKLRELVEEAESAKADVKAEVDEAKTK; encoded by the coding sequence ATGTCTTCCCTCCAGCTCATTGACGAGAACAAGACCTTCAACGAGCACTTGTTGCCCTACATTCAGCGATATTATGACGGAAAGGACGACAATGGCCTTAATTACCACATAGTGTCCGTTTTCGGGTCTCAATCGACAGGTAAGTCGACCTTGTTGAATCGTCTTTTTGGCACTGAGTTCGAGGTCATGGACGAGGCGAAAAGACAACAAACCACAAAGGGCATTTGGATATCCCACGCAAAATACATAGCGTCTTCCAAGGCCGAGTCTGGGCGCACTGAGAATACGAATCATGTGTTTGTTCTTGACGTTGAGGGTGTGGACGGAAGAGAGAAAGCAGATGATAAGGACTTTGAGCGTAAGTCAGCTCTCTTTGCGCTCTCTACGTCCGAGATACTGATAGTTAATATTTGGGAGCACCAAGTCGGACTTTATCAGGGCGCCAACATGGAGCTTCTCAAGACTGTGTTTGAAGTCAACTTGAGTCTTTTCCATTCAAACAGACAGAAATGCTTGTTGCTATTTGTGGTGCGTGATTTCACAGGCGTTACGCCACTGGAGAATCTTGAAGAGAACCTCAAGACCGACCTGAATAAGATTTGGGATAGTTTGAGCAGGCCTGAGAATTGTGAAGGTGTCAAGATAACTGATTTTTTCGACCTCGGATTCGTTAGCATCTCCCATAagcatttccagaaagaaagGTTTGAGGAAGACATACGATTGCTGGGTGATAAGTTTGCATCTGATTCTCTTTTCAAACAAGAGTATCACAGAAATATCCCTATAGACGCTTGGACCATCTATATGGACCAAATCTGGCAGCAGATTGAGTTAAACAAGGATCTTGACCTTCCGACACAACAGATACTAGTTGCAAGATTTAGGTGCGATGAAATCATGCAACAGGCGTACGACATTTTCGAAGAGCAGTACCAAATGGTTGATTTTGGTAAACTGGAGGATTCGCAAGACTTTGCAGACGCTTTAAAAGAGTTGCGCTCCGAGGCCCTTGCGCCATACGATAGTTCTGCTTCAAGGTACAATCAAAGCGTGTATCTTGAACGCAGAGAGCAACTAATCAAAAAGATTGATCTGAGACTAACGGAGACAAATTCTCAAAGATTGAACTCTgtgatcaagaagcttgtaAGTGAGTTTAGCGAACAAGTCCAGATTGCCAAGAAAAAACGCGACGCAAAGTTCAGTGATATATTAGCAGCTCAATCTGCCGCCATTGTGACTCAGTTCCGCGAGGACGCAAGCAAGTGTATCTTTGATCACTCgcgcgagctggaacagctgaagaaagaaCTAAGTGATGTCAGTGAGCAATTGAGACACAAAGAAAAGAATCTGTTATTATCAAGGCTGACCAAGAAGTTTCAAACCcagttcaaggagaagtTGGCAGAAATCACTGGAGATCCATCAACAGATCTTTGGGATAGAGTCCTGAACGAGTTCAATCAGATCACACAAAGCCTAGAATCGAAATATGTCTCGGACGACCAATATGATTATCAGCTTGGGATGACAGAgcaagaaaacaaggatACACACGTTGAATTACTGCAATCGTTTTGGACTAAGTTCAAAGACATCATTCATGATTATGTGACAGAAGACACGGTCTCGCGTATCTTAAGAAACAAGTTTGAAGATCTTTTCAGGTACGACGATAATGACGTCCCAAGGGTTTGGCTGAATACACTGGAGATTGACCAGCAGTATAATAGAGCCAGAGATACCGTGCTGAGTCTGCTACCAGTATTCAGCAAGATGGTATTGACTAAAACTAATGAGGAAATTGTTCCACCAGTGAATATTTCCACAACTGACTCCGAAGAGCTGGATGAAGACGACAAGGAGACCACATTTGCCGAGCTTTTATCGATCAAACAGCAGAATGGAGTGCTGTCCAgggtcaagaaagagatGGATGCCATCTATATCGAAGCCAAGCGTTCGGTTATGGCCAACACGACCTCGATTCCTTTCTGGATGTATGCCTTGGTTCTTGTTTTGGGGTGGAATGAGTTCATGGCTGTTCTCCGTAACCCGTTGCTGTTTATGCTGATTATTATCCTAGCTACAGGGGCCTATTTTGCTCACTATATGGGCCTGCTACGTCCAATGCTGAGTGTTGCAGGGGCCACTCTCACACACACCAAGACGGTGGCTAAGCAAAAATTGCGAGAGCTCGTCGAGGAGGCGGAATCTGCAAAGGCAGATGTGAAGGCAGAGGTCGACGAGGCCAAAACCAAATAA
- a CDS encoding ER-derived vesicles protein ERV14, which produces MTGEAWLFILAVIVNAINLFLQVFFTIMYSDLECDYINPIELCNKLNNYIVPEAAVHAVLTALFLVNGYWFTFLLNLPILAYNANKIYNKNHLLDATEIFRTLSKHKKESFVKLGFHLLMFFYYLYRMIAALIADDM; this is translated from the coding sequence ATGACGGGCGAGGCATGGTTATTTATTCTGGCAGTTATCGTGAATGCGATCAACTTGTTCCTACAggttttcttcaccatcaTGTACAGCGACCTGGAGTGCGATTATATCAATCCAATTGAGCTGTgcaacaagctgaacaacTACATTGTTCCTGAGGCCGCTGTGCACGCTGTGTTAACtgctctgtttctggttAACGGCTACTGGTTCACCTTCCTGCTGAACCTGCCAATCCTGGCCTACAACGCTAATAAGATCTACAACAAGAACCACCTTCTGGACGCCACAGAAATTTTCCGCACTTTGTCCAAACACAAGAAGGAGTCGTTCGTTAAGCTTGGTTTCCACCTGCTTATGTTCTTCTACTACCTCTACCGGATGATTGCCGCGCTTATTGCTGACGATATGTAA
- a CDS encoding Proline-rich protein LAS17 yields the protein MINAQDKELIKRAIPKASNKILAAAVARLYIAYPEPDHWTPTGLTGAIVLVDDLVGHTFFLKLVDIVSHKGVLWDQELYIDFEYNQDRSFFHSFECEECYFGLLFEDKSEATSFYKKVKSRDKHGSKQTVQNKHGVELKKGPTQVNKIGFRGDMSGLENEQRTRRTKGLIYYEDEPPPEWRSLYRELESVGITEDMIAENREFIKNYIAQTGGPLVGLEPPIPRKYQYKSAQRSTSGTNSTSTITKKAPPPPPPPAAQKTASTPDLPKSDPPSAIPSTIPSRQDTPVSDLESPTPQVTASSAPAPTVTHPVPPPMHHNVPALDYMPNSVRQRQSQEAPLPPEPQQHRGVPLPPPRANAAPPPPPPSRNPVPPPPPSRTQPQLPPRESRPAPVPPPPRRGPAPPPPPSRSRPIPGPPQTSSPTTTHPVVSPPPQLPPHHPNPVPSAPSLHQSQQETQSPYTHTSSPIPTAPPPPPMQPATAQPSQSAPPPPPFSPTAPQSGSVPPPPPPMPPANDTAASPPPGAQLDGRDALLASIRNAGVSSLRKTDKSQLEKPNVLLQEARGEAPKQPASTAAPGQPASLADALAAALSNRKAKVANSDEEDDGDW from the coding sequence ATGATCAATGCACAGGACAAGGAGTTGATCAAACGGGCAATCCCCAAGGCCTCCAATAAGATATTGGCGGCTGCCGTGGCGAGATTGTACATCGCCTATCCGGAACCCGACCATTGGACTCCTACGGGACTCACAGGCGCCATAGTGTTAGTAGACGACCTTGTGGGCCATaccttctttttgaaattggTGGATATTGTGTCGCACAAGGGAGTTTTATGGGATCAAGAGCTGTACATTGACTTTGAATACAACCAGGATCGTTCGTTCTTCCACTCTTTTGAGTGCGAGGAGTGCTATTTTGGACTCCTGTTCGAGGACAAAAGCGAGGCCACGAGTTTTTACAAGAAAGTCAAATCTCGCGATAAACACGGCTCCAAACAGACCGTGCAGAACAAGCACGGCGtcgagctgaaaaaggGACCCACCCAGGTGAACAAGATCGGATTTAGAGGCGACATGTCTGggctcgaaaacgagcagAGAACAAGACGCACTAAGGGCCTCATTTactacgaggacgagcctCCTCCAGAGTGGAGGTCACTGtacagagagctggaaagtgTGGGAATCACCGAGGACATGATTGCAGAAAATAGAGAATTTATCAAAAACTACATTGCTCAAACAGGGGGCCCGCTGGTCGGCTTGGAGCCGCCAATTCCTCGCAAATACCAGTACAAGTCGGCCCAAAGGTCAACGAGCGGAACTAACAGTACGAGCACAATAACCAAGAAGGCTCCACCGCCAccgcctcctccagcagcccagaaaacagcGTCCACGCCGGATCTGCCCAAAAGCGATCCTCCTTCGGCCATTCCTTCGACCATTCCTTCGAGACAGGACACCCCGGTGTCGGATCTCGAAAGCCCAACTCCTCAGGTGACAGCTAGTTCTGCTCCTGCGCCCACCGTAACTCACCCAGTTCCTCCTCCTATGCACCACAACGTCCCAGCCCTTGACTACATGCCAAATTCAGTCAGGCAACGCCAGAGCCAGGAAGCGCCACTTCCACCTGAACCACAGCAGCACAGAGGAGttcctctgcctcctcctAGAGCCAATGcggctcctccaccacctcctccttcaaGAAACCCAGtgcctcctccacctccatCAAGAACACAACCACAGCTACCTCCAAGAGAGTCTAGGCCAGCGCCAGTCCCGCCTCCCCCACGCAGAGGCCCTGCGCCACCTCCACCTCCTTCCAGATCGAGACCGATCCCTGGACCACCTCAGACATCGTCTCCAACGACCACCCACCCTGTCGTTTCGCCACCTCCTCAGCTTCCTCCTCACCATCCAAATCCCGTGCCATCAGCCCCTTCGCTGCATCAATCTCAGCAAGAGACTCAATCGCCGTACACACACACCTCTTCCCCCATCCCaacagctcctccaccaccaccTATGCAGCCAGCTACCGCTCAACCTTCGCAGTCAGCTCCCCCTCCAcctccattttctccaacagcTCCTCAATCCGGCTCTgttcctcctccacctcctcctATGCCTCCTGCTAACGACACCGCAGCAAGTCCTCCTCCTGGTGCTCAGCTCGATGGCAGAGACGCTTTGCTAGCCTCTATTCGTAATGCAGGTGTCAGCTCTCTGAGAAAGACAGACAAATCACAGCTCGAGAAACCAAATGTACTGCTTCAGGAGGCCCGTGGCGAAGCGCCGAAGCAGCCTGCGTCGACGGCTGCTCCAGGCCAGCCAGCCTCGCTTGCAGACGCTCTTGCCGCTGCTCTCAGCAACAGAAAGGCCAAGGTTGCAAACAGtgacgaagaagacgaTGGCGACTGGTGA
- a CDS encoding RNA binding protein that negatively regulates growth rate, whose product MTDPTAQPDSPVTLPDPPENPANTVPSRTLWMGDIEPWWNEEFITDVWAKTNKRVLVKVIKPRQNALVHQLAHSGYCFVEFETPEDAKEALKLNGTIIPNTTDKLFRLNWASAATLNSQIAQTPEYSLFVGDLSPATTEAHLLALFQTHFSTVKTVRVMTDPATGLSRCFGFVRFSSDEDRQKALVEMNGKWLDGRLIRVALATPKHQNQQFRKHQIPMELDPYHAPGLPPIGYYAAPQPPPAYSDPTNTTVFVGGLSNNITEATLLSIFEPYGQIVHVKVPPGKGCGFVKFTQRTDAERAIEQLQGYVIDGSRVRLSWGRSNRNHLLAAPGLAAGMPQHQPHTQGPPQTPGMMMPGMGPPMFYDPYAAESQYVDQNGQYMYVPHYASMLPPEKTDDM is encoded by the coding sequence ATGACCGACCCTACAGCGCAACCTGATTCCCCAGTGACACTACCCGACCCGCCAGAAAATCCCGCAAATACAGTTCCCTCACGCACACTATGGATGGGTGACATCGAGCCCTGGTGGAACGAGGAATTTATCACCGACGTGTGGGCCAAAACAAACAAACGTGTTCTTGTGAAAGTTATAAAGCCCCGCCAGAATGCCCTTGTGCACCAATTGGCACACTCTGGATATTGTTTTGTTGAGTTCGAGACTCCCGAAGACGCGAAAGAGGCGTTGAAGCTCAACGGAACCATTATTCCAAACACAACAGATAAACTTTTCCGCCTCAATTGGGCATCTGCCGCGACCCTCAACTCGCAGATAGCCCAGACCCCTGAATATTCGCTTTTCGTTGGAGACCTCTCACCCGCAACTACAGAAGCGCATCTGCTCGCACTTTTCCAGACGCACTTCAGCACAGTGAAAACAGTGCGAGTCATGACTGACCCGGCCACTGGCTTGTCACGTTGCTTTGGCTTCGTGCGATTctcgagcgacgaggaccgGCAAAAAGCTCTTGTCGAGATGAACGGCAAATGGCTGGACGGAAGACTAATTCGCGTCGCTTTGGCCACTCCCAAacaccaaaatcaacaatTCCGGAAACACCAAATCCCAATGGAGCTTGATCCTTACCACGCTCCAGGACTGCCCCCTATTGGCTACTATGCCGCGCCCCAACCGCCTCCCGCTTATTCCGATCCTACAAACACTACCGTCTTCGTGGGTGGACTGTCAAACAATATTACCGAAGCCACTCTTCTTTCGATCTTCGAGCCGTACGGCCAGATTGTCCATGTGAAGGTGCCGCCTGGAAAAGGCTGTGGGTTTGTCAAGTTCACGCAGCGCACAGACGCCGAACGCGCAATAGAGCAGCTTCAGGGATACGTGATTGACGGTTCGAGAGTAAGACTCAGCTGGGGAAGATCCAACAGAAACCACTTGCTGGCAGCTCCTGGCCTTGCCGCCGGAATGCCTCAACACCAGCCACACACTCAAGGGCCCCCACAAACACCAGGTATGATGATGCCTGGGATGGGTCCGCCAATGTTCTACGATCCATACGCGGCAGAGTCTCAATATGTCGACCAGAATGGCCAGTACATGTATGTGCCGCACTACGCTTCTATGCTGCCCCCGGAAAAGACAGACGACATGTAG